Within Sphingopyxis macrogoltabida, the genomic segment GCGGCGGCAACGATCGCCCGCTATCTGGTCAATATTGGCTGGGCCTACCGGATGGCTGGCCGCGGAGATCCGACGGCCGCGCCGCTTGTCCGGTTCGAGCATAAGGCGGCGCGCAAGCTCCTCGGCACCCGCCAGCGTCAGGCCCGCGCGATCCGGTTCAAGGGGGATATCAGCGATTTCGATAGCCCGGCTATGGGGATTTGCCTTTCCACGCTCCTCAAGGCCACCCGTCGCGACCTCCTGGGCGTTCGCGACCGGGCTCTCCTGCTTGTCGCCTATGACACGGGATGCAGGCGGTCAGAGCTTGCCGCGATGATGGTCCACGATATCGAGGAGGCCGACGATGGCGGTGCCGGGATTGTCGAAATTGGCCGAAGCAAGACGGACCAGGAAGGGCAGGGGGCTCTGGCCTATCTGTCGCCCATGACCATGCGCGCCGTCGAGGCATGGCGCACAGCGGCGCGGATCGAGCGGGGCGCCCTCTTTCGGCGCGTCGAGACCTATTTTGACGGGTCGGTCCGGGGTGTCGGAGACAGCGCTCTTCATCCCGGCTCGATCACGCTGATCTACAAGCGGCTGATCCGGCAGGCGTTCGACAAGAAGCTGCTGGGTGCGATGACGGAAGCGGACGTCGCGCGGGCGATCGCCGCGGTGTCGAGTCATTCCATTCGGGTGGGCGTCGCGCAGGACAATTTTGCCGCAGGTGAGAGCTTGCCGGCGATCATGCAGGCGTACCGGTGGCGCGATGCCAAGACGGTGATGCGTTACGGAGAGAAGCTCGCGGCAAGAAGCGGTGCCAGTGCTCGCATGGCGGCGCGGTTCAGGGAAGAATGATGCTGGCCGGCCGGCCCGCCGGGTCACTGGAGGAGGGGGCAGTTCTCGAACCGTGGGCGTTGGGGGATGGGTCTCGCTCTTCAGAGAAGCCATATTGATGCGCGCCTAGGCGCGCGAAAAGGCGATGAGATGGTCGTAGTCGCCAGTATCGGCGGCTTTGAGCGCAGCGATATATTCCTTTCGCGTCTTGGACGGATCGACCAGATTGACCCGGCCCCATGTGAAGCGTGGCTGGCCGAGCTGAATAGCGAGCAAATCAGCTATCAGGCGCGAGAAACGCCCGTTGCCGTTCGGATAGGGATGAATAGCCACAACGCGGTGGCTGAACCGCACTGCGATTTCGTCGGGCGGGAAAGCGGTATGCTCGACCCAGTATTTGGCGTCGTCGATCACCTGATGCAGTTCGACCGCGATGCGATAGGCGTCGATCCCGATGTTCCGCGGCGTCGTCCGGTACCTGCCGGCCCACTTCCAGACGTCGCCGAACATGCGCTTGTGCAGCGTGTTCAGAAAGTCTCGATCGAGAATGTCGCGCTTGCGCGAGCCCAGCCAGCGAACCGCGTCGGCAATGTTCGCGAGTTCCGCTTCATTCAGTTCGGCGCGGGTCGTGATATAGGACGGAATGAGCTGTTCGCGTTCGTCCGCTTCGAGCGGTGTGTTCGCGTCGTCATCCCCTTCGAAAAGAGGATCGCTCATTCCGTGTCCCATAAGCGACGATTGAGCGTCGTCAGATACGCGCCGATCAGCCGGCGCTCCTCATCGTTGAGATCGCTTGGCGTCACCGCCTGATTTTCGAGGCGCATCGTATGATTGAGATGCATCATCTCGTTGCGGACCTTGCGGGCCGCCTGATCGTGGAGAAGCTCGTCGAGCGGCTTGGTCGGGACGAAGGCATAGACCAGCTGGCATTCGAGGGCGGCTGCGGTATCCCGAAGGGTCTTCATCGTGACGGCCCCGGTGGTTTCAGCCTTCTCGATCGCGCTCACACGGCTTGGAGCCACGTTCATCCGCGCGGCGAGCTGGCGCGTGGTCATGCCGAGCGATTCCCGAATTGCTTTCGTCCAGCCGCGTGGCGGCGTGACGATCCGCTCATCGCGGAGCGGTTTCAGCTTTTTATCGAGGCTTTTACGGGCGAGTTTGGCTTGACTTTCGCTCATATATATATGTCCATTTCGGGAGATAGATAACATATATATATGAGCATATCAATATTGGAGGAACACTCCAGTATGAGCAAGAATTTGGACTTTGCTTATGAATGAGTGAGCGGAATTTGGTGGTAGCGCGCGGGGTGCCTGGAAATGCCTTATGGCAGATAGTCGGAGGAACGCACTAGTGACCTGCGGATTTAGCTGCGGCGTTCGTCCAGCGAATCAGATTCCGATATCCGTCATCGAGCTTCCAGTCATAGCGGGCGGTACCGGTATCGAGCGGCATGACGAAGCCTAGAGAAGGCCTTTGCAACCACCGCGGCCAGCGCGTTGAACCCAGCCAGCGAAAATCCCGTGCGCGGGCATTCACATTTGTCGATATGGACCGCAACGAGGCCATTCCCCCGCGCGAGACTGCGCGAGATCTCGTAGCGGACCCATTCGCGGGACCAGGTCTCGGTGCCGACGAGCACGCAGGTAGCCGACGGTGATCGCGGCATAGAAGGGCGGCTTTTCAGTTTTACTCCCTGAGAGCAGACCGACTGCAATCGGCCATCGAACGAAATCTGTTTCCTCAATGAAGCCGTAACGCTCGGAAAAAAATTCCAATCCTTCCTTCGGCGGGCTACCGTAGCTCAATGCAGTTGGATCAAAAGGACGCAGTAGAGCGGAAGCCGTCTACCGCCGACGCGACACGCGCTCGGATTTTGACCTCAGCTCAGCACGCGTTTTCCTCACGAGGCTATAAGGATGTTGGCCTACGAGCGATCGCCGCGATCGCCGAATGCGATACAACCCTCATTCAACGCTATTTTGGACCGAAAGAGCGCCTGTTTGAGCGTGCGCTGGCAGAAACACTGGACGTGAGCCCACTCCTGGACGGATCTCGCGAAACTTTCGGAGCACGAGCCGCAGCATTTTTTTCGCGTGAGAGCGGCAGGGAGGTTCAACCCGTCCAGATGCTGATATTTGCAACGTCCGACCCCACTTCGCGAGCCATCGCTCTTCGCCTGATGGAACAGCAGGTTGTCAAGCCAATCGCTGATTGGTTGGGCTGTACTGACGCGAGGAAACTGGCGGTGCGCATATCGATGATATGTAGTGGATACTTCTTGTACAGCCGAATACTCGATCTCAAAGCCGACTCCGACACAGACTCCGACACAACGGTTCAATGGCTAGCCGAGCAATTGCAACAGGTAGTGGATCGCACCCCCTAGCCACACTCCCAACATGAGGCTATGTCCACACCTGTGGACACGATTCGTGTGGCGAAAAAATAGGGGAGAATGCGCAAATGCGAGCCATCGACATGAAGATCGATGTGACGGCTGCTGCCGAACTTGGGCAGGACGCGCACGTCGCCGTAACTATCACGCTGCCCGATCCGTCTACAATGCCGTCCGCGCCCATCGTTTGTTTTGCGAAACCGGGCGGCGGTTATTCCCGCGGTTATTACACGGTCGATCTGCCCGGCCCCGCCCGCGGAGCGCAGGCGGATTGGCACGCACAGCGCGGCTGGATTTTTGTCTCGGTCGATCATCTCGGCGTCGGCGATTCGAGCATCCACGACGCTGCAATACTCGACTATACGACGACGGCGGCCGCCAATATGGCAGCGGAGGCTGAAGTGTTACGTCTTCTAGCGGAGGGCGCATTAGTCGAGGGATTCCCAAAGATTGTCGATCCGGTCAAAATCGGTATCGGCCAATCGATGGGAGGTTGTCTCACTATCATCCAGCAGGGACGCTACCACTGCTACGATGGCGTTGCGGTGCTCGGCTATTCGGCAGTGCATACCCATCCTCCCGTGCGCCCCGGGACTGAGCCGATCGTCGCGCCATGGCTTCCACGCGACACCCTGCTTCACGGCGCAGTTCCTGTTGTGGTAAACGCTGGTGCCGTCGAAAACTTCAAAAGCAAGATGGCAATGCGCGACCCCACGTCGGGGACGGCCGAGCATCCGATGCTTTGGGGATTTCATTTCGCCGACGATTATGATGCCGAAATGAAAGAAATGGCCCTGATCGATCTTGCGCGTTTCTTTCACATCCATGACCCTGCTAAACAGGTCGGCGTCGTCTGCCAACCGTGGGGCTCATTAACGACACCCGGCGCCGTAGCTCAGAGCTGTCTAACGCCAGGAGCGGTGGCGCCCGAAGCGGCCGCAATCACTGTTCCGGTACTCGTGGGGATGGGTGAACGAGACACGACAGCTGATGTGCCTGGAGAGCCTCGCGCATATCGCTCGGCGCCCTCTGTCGACATCTTTGTCTGTCCACGGATGAGTCACATGCATAACTTTGCGGCGACGCGCGGCCTCTTTTGGGAGCGAATCGCTCGATTTGCCGATTGGGCCGCCTGCTATAGAGCGAGCAGGCAAAACCCCTGTCAGTAAACGTGGTCATCACAAAACGCCGTTTAACGTCTGTAACCGGTCGCTATTTGCCATAGCAGACTGATTGGCGAACGTGGTCTGCTCTTCGCGATTTTCGCCCAAAAGTGGGCCGTCCGCGATCGGCCAGGTCCCGTCATAAATCAGGGGCTAGCGAACCCGGCTTTCGGAAAGCCTCTTCGTCACTTCGCGGCTAGCATAGTGCATCGACGTCAAGGAACCATATTTGGGAAAATTCAAATATTGCAGCGAGTTCGGCGTCGAGCGGGACGCGGCCTATACCTGCTTCGTCGACCGCGTGGTTGCGGGTAGATCGTCTGAAGATTAAAGATTCAGCTACGCGGCGCATCCACAAAGATTTCTTGAAACTTCCGAATTTTGGAAGTATGTGGAACTTTGTGGATACGCTTTCTACCATGGTGACGAAGGCCGGGCTGGCCAATCGGATCTTTAGCGATCGGCAACTGGAAGACGTGCTCGGGGGAAGCGACGCTCGTCGCTACGGTTTGGTGAACCGCGCCCTGAAGGAGGGGGCGCTTCATCGGCTCAAGCGCGGGAGCTATGTGCTCGACAGGCGCTATCGAAGCGAGTTGATCCATCCGTTTGTCGTTGCCCAGGCGCTTCGGCCTGGCAGCTATGTTTCGTTCGAGACGGCGCTTTCGCATCATGGCTGGATCCCGGAGGGTGTTTTTACCACGGCAAGTGTCTCGCCAGGTCGCAAGACGATCTCCTACGACGTGCCGATCTTCGGCCATTTCGGTTTCCACCCGCTCGCGCTTCAGGATTACCAGTTTCTGGTCGATGTAAAACGGGCCGCTATGGGAAGCCGGCCCGCGCTCGTTGCCAATCCACTGCGCGCGCTGATGGATCTGGTCGCTTTGCGCAAGGAGCGGTGGTCGGGTTTGGGATGGATTCTTGACGGCATGCGGATCGACGAGGCGCAATTGCGAACCCTGCGCTCCAGGGATTTCACCGCTCTCGAGCTCGTCTACAAACATAAGGCGGTCATCGCCTTTCTGGATCATCTTAGGAGCGCGGTCTTGTCTATGAAGGCAGAACTCCATTGATCGAGCTCATCCGGGAAAAGCTGGATCAAGCCAACACCGAAACACCTGTCGGCCGCGAGAACGCGCTCAAGCAAATTCTTCAGGAAATCGCGCTTTACGCGCTCTGGCGAGCGGACTTCTTCGATGTTGCTCTCTTCCAGGGCGGTACGAGCCTGAGAATCCTGCACGGGTTGCCGCGCTTCTCCGAAGATCTGGATTTCATCCTGAGGGAACCCGATTCCGCCTTCGATTGGTCGCCCTATTTGAAGGTATTGGCGGATGTCTTCGACGAGTATGGTCTCGATCTGGAAGTGAAGCCTCGGGACCGAATGGATACCGCCATCCGCGAGGCAGTCCTCAAAGATAATTCGATCGCCCGTCAACTGGACCTCAAATTCGTCGATCGCGGCCTGAGCCCGGCAATCAAGATCAAGCTCGAGATCGACACGAACCCGCCTTCGGGGTCCGGTGAAGCGACGAGCTTCCTCGATTTCCCACTGGATTATCTGGTGAGGCATCAGGATCTCGAGTCCAATTTTGCCCTCAAGGTCCATGCGCTTCTCTGCCGAGGGTTCCTGAAGGGGAGGGATTGGTTCGATTTTTCCTGGTACGTCTCCAAGGGGGTCACACCTAATCTACCGCTCCTCCAATCGGCATTGATGCAAACGGGGCCATGGGTGGGGGAGGGCAGTCTTGCCGTCGACATGCGATGGCTGCGCGAAGTGTTGCGTTCGGCGATCATGACAATCGACTGGGGACTCGCCTTTGAGGACGTACGCCGATTCCTGCGCCCCGAAGAATCTAAGATGGCCGAACTTTGGAGCGAGGACTTCTTTTTGGCGAAAGTCGACAAGCTAAAGGACGACTTCGCCAACTAACTGCAGCGGAGACGGGTTCCCCTGACAGGTCAGTTCTGCATATTCAGGGCTCAGGAACGAGCGATAGCTTGGGGCATTGCTCTGTTCCGATGAAACACAATGGAACGCCGACAGAGGAATTTTTGGCGCTTTCGTCCAATATCGGATCGCGCGGCAGCGCTAACCGCGCTGTGCGACCCAGAAGAGTTCTCCCTCTGACGAGGACAGAAATCTTCATCTGGCGCCCGTCCGATGCGAATCTGGCGGGCGCCTTTTTTTGGAATGGGAGAGGAGCTGCCTAGCGATCATCGGCGACGGGGCAAGGCCGGTTAATCGAATATCCGGCATTATGTTTATAATCACTGAGCAGAAAATATAGGTAAAATTCCTGGATGAGCGCGCGGGCGCTAAATAGCCAAAATGCAGCGGGCGATTTCGCGGATGCGGCCGCCCTCAAGGTCTTCCGAGTGAACGAGAGCAAGAGGGGCAATTTGCGCCATTCGGGGGTGCGTGACGGATTTGGATGCAAGATAGTCCGGGTCGTTCGTCCCCATCGCCTCGACGATGATGCGCCGCATTTCCCCGCTACGCCGATCGCGTGCCTCGAGGATGAAGTCGGGCCGGCAGGATCCCAGCGGCGTCAGCGTGTCGAATAGCGGTTTCTCGATAGCGAGGTCCCAGCCCGCACGATCTAGGTCCCGCCGAAGGGTCAGAAGCTCGCCAAGGACAAGACGCTCGAATTCGGAATCGACGGGCACCAACCGATTGCCCTTGAAGATCGGCTGGGCATATCCGCGCAGCGCGGCATAGCCTTGGGCCTCGGGATATTGGCCTGCGACAACGAGCACCAGATAGGGGCCCTTGATCCGGTTACCGCGGATCGACGGCGATTGCACCCGATTGGCGAGGACGACCGGATCGCCGTCGGCAACCTCGATGGTCGAGCCGCGGACGTTTTGCGCATAGAGCGCCAGAAAGGCTTGGGGGGCGTGGCCGCGTGGCCATCTCGGCGCGAGCGCGCGGAGCGCGGCATAGACGCGCTTGCTGTGCAGCGGCTGGGGATGCGTCCAGAAGGCGCGGCCGAGCGCGATGCCCGGCGCGATCTCGACGCGGGCCGCGGCGAACGCGAGTTGCTGAAACTCGCGCGTGATCGAACGCTCAGGGGACTCCTCGCACAGCGATGGGCAATAATTGAGCCCGGACAAGGCCTGCAGCCGCCAGAGCAGGCGCGCGAGGCGAGGGATCGATCCCTGGCGCGTCCTATCGTCGGTCGTGTCCGTGTCCGGACGCTGAGCCAGATGCTCCGGTGCCGGACGCAGAACTTCGAAATATCCGATCGGGGGTTCGGCCGGGCTGTCCTGGGTCCGCACCTCGGACAGGCGATTGGTCGCCTGTTCGCGAAAAAAGGGACAGTCCATAAGGTGTTCGGGCCGCTTGGCGCTCGTCAATCGGCGCAGATAGTAGGTGTCGGCCTCGGACAAGAAGGCGGGCGTTAGGATCGGCGGCGCTTCGCCATCGGCCAGGCAATCACAGGCGATCCACCGTTCACCGACCCGGGCCTGCTGGACGAGCATGATACCGGCGTCTTCATCGGCGCGCGAACCGGTGCCGACATACCATCGCACAAGCGCCTCCCGAACGAGCGCGGGGAGGGCTATTCTACCGCCTCTACAGCCATCGCTGTTTCTCGGGATCAGCCACATCGGCGGCCTCTTGGGACCTCGTCCCGCTCTGCGGGGGCCTGTCCCCGCCGGATTGACAGACCGCCGCGCCCTGATCTCCACTTTGTGACTGGCAGATGGGAGGCCGCGTCATGCGAGCAACAATTATTGGTTTGATGGGCCTCGCGACATGCTGGGCCGGGGCTGTCCACGCGGAGGAGGGCCAACCACGGACTGCGCGGCGCGCGGAGCTGATCCTGATGGGCGACACAGCCGGCGCATCGCGCGGGCGCGGCGCGTCCGGCGCTGCGGTGGACAATGCGACGCCGAGGGTCGGGGCCGAGGTGCTGGCCTATCGGCCGAAAGCAGGATTGATCGAACAGATGCAGGCCAGATTGCGGGCGCTGCCTGGCGGCCAGTTTGCCGAGGCGATCGCTGCGGAGCCGGAATGGCCCGCGCTTGTGGCGCCCGTGTCCGCCATCTCCGTGCCCCTGTGGATGCGGCCCGGTTCGGTGCTCTCGGGCGAGACGTGGGGCTTCGTTCCGGGCTGCACCTCGCCAGGCTATCGGCCGACCGGATTTCTGGGGTCCGACGCGGAGCTGCGCCGCGCATCCTATTATGGGATGATGAGCCGAATCGCGTGCGAATATGGCATCCCGGTCGGGCTGTTCGACGCGATGATCATTCGCGAAAGCCGGTATCACCCGACCATCGTTTCTCCCAAGAACGCTTTCGGCCTGACGCAGCTGATGCCCGCGACGGCGGCGGGTCTCGGGGTGGATCGGTACAGTGTCGAAGGCAATTTGCGGGGCGGCGCGAGCTATTTGCGCCAGCAGCTCGACAGGTTCGGCCAATATCACCTCGCACTCGCTGCCTACAATGCGGGGCCGGGGCGAGTTCGCGGTGGCCTCGTCCCCCGCATTCGCGAGACGCAGGATTATGTTGTCAACGTCCTCTCGAACTGGGGGCGCCTGAGCGGTGTTCAGCGTCAGGTGGCCATTCTTCCGGCGGACGGCAATGTGCCGAGGGAATCGATCGTGCCTGAGATCAGGCAGCGAACCGCCGCGGTCTGGACCTATTGAGGTCAGCCGATCGCCGCCCATGCGCCGCGCGGTCCGGCGGCTAGAGTTCGAAATCATCGCCGTCGGTGAGTCGCGCGCGTCGTTCGCGGATCTTCACCACCTCTTCGGCGACCTTCTTCACGACGGCGCGCTGAAGCGGCGCCCCCCAGTCCCGCTTCACCTCGGATCCGTCGATACCGTTGATCCCGTCGAGCGCCTCGATGATCTTGCGCGGCAGATCGGCGAACATGTCGCAAAGCATGGAGATGATCGTCGAGTAGCGTTGACGATCGAGGAGATCGAGACCCTCGAAGGTTTCGAGGCAGGTATAGGCCTGCAGGATGTTCGTCCCCAGCGCATGCAGGATCTTTTCGAGTTCGGGCTGGGTCATGACGGACCGCTTGGCGGGATCGCGGTGAAGGAGGAGGCCGAGCCTGGTCTTGTTGATCCCGGTCTTCTGCGCGAGCGCGCGCTGCGCCGTTTCCTGCGCAGCCATGGATTCGAGGATCAACGGAACATAGTCGCGGAGCGGATTCCCGCTTTCCCCGGCGTCCACGATCTACGCCTCAATCCAGGCAAGAGATGACATTTCGACCCCCAATGCCGCTCCGTTAACCTTAGACAATCACAGCAAAATTGGCTTGGCAAGCGCGGTTTGGGCCAGATTGGCACTCGCGGCGGGCGTCGATGGCCTGCCTGTCAGTGCGAGAAGAGGGCGTCGCCGCCGCGGTGTTCCAGGCCGTCGCATGCGCCGAAACCGAGCGTCTCGAGCACGCGCGCCGCCTTTTGTTCGACCACATAGTCGAAGAGCAAAAGGGACAGTACGGCCTCGGATGCGAGCGCATGGCCGATCCTTGGCTCGAGGCCGGTCCGCATCGCCTCGAGCCGGTCCACGCAGCTCGGAGGCAAGGAGAGGCTTATGCAGATGTCGCCTGCCGCCGGTATGAGTTTCAGATGCTGGCGAAGGACGTCGGTGTCGTGCGCCGCCATGTCGCGGTTCGCGCTCGCGAGGTACAGCGTCAGGTTTGAAAGGCTCTCATATGAGCGGGTCTCGTTGGAGCGCAGGCGAAGGCTCTCCGTGGTGAGCCGGAAGAGGAGCTCAGAGATTTCGAGCATATAGTCTCGTGCGTCAGCGGTCATAAACGCCACGTTCCCATTTGACCCTGTTTACCAGCACGCCCCCCGGCAAGCGTCGGCCTCGATCGCGCTTTGTTGAACGCCAAATGGTTAACAAAACCCGAGTCTGCGTCCGCGAATCTACCCTGATGGTCGTCTGTCCGCAATTGCGGGGCATGGCGCCCCGGATAGGCGGCCACCTCGCCCCATCCCGAGGGGTAATCCGCCCCTTATTGCGGGGCAAAGCGCCCCGAATTCTGCCTCTTGAGAAAGAAAAATCACAATCGCGGCCGTCGATTCGAGTTGCCGGCCCGAGGACCGCTTGTCGCGATGGGGAACGATTGGTGAGCTTCTTCATGGGCGCGGTTCGGTCGCGTCTTGATGTGAAGGAAATCCACCATGCAATTTGTCCGAAACAAGGTTGGACAGCTGGAGCTGGGGTTCGCCCTTGCTCTGCTTGTCCTGTTTCTCCTCGTCTGGACTGCCGGCCCTGCCTTCGCGGGCGCCGACACGACGTTCGACACGGCCCTCAACACGTTCACCGACTTCCTCGAAGGCTCGGGCGGCAAGATCATCACCGTCCTTTCGCTGGCAGGCGGCATTGTCGCGCTCGCCTCGGGGCGCTTCTCGATGGGGCAAATCGCGATCCCCGTCGGCGTCGGCGTCGGCGCCGGCACGGGAATCCCGATCGTCACCTCGACGGTGACGGCAACGATCTGAAAGGTCCCGCGACCGGTCGAGGTGGCAGCTTCGACCGATCCAAGGAGAGGGTGGTGCAATGGCCGCGGACAAGTACGTCATTCCGACTCATCTGGACGATCCCGAGCTGATCGGGCTGTGGACGCTGGATGAGTTCCTCGCGATGGTCATCCCCTTCGCATGGGGGGTCCTGTCTCAGCATATCCTTATCGGCATGTTTCTTTCGGGTGCAGGCTGGTGGGGTCTCAGGAAAGCTAAGGCAGGCCGGGCGACGTCATGGCTTCTGCATCTGGCCTATTGGCATTTTCCGTCCGGTTTCACCGGTCTGAGAGCCACGCCACCCTCATATCTGCGTCTGATGGCGGGCTGACATGGAACTTTCCTTCAGCCATGCGCACAGCCAGCGTATCCTCCGGCAGCGCAACTTGCTGGCTCTCGCCGCGGCCGTGCTTGCCGTCATCACAGTCGGACTGTTTCTGGTCGCCGTTTCCCGCGACCGCGAAGTCGTGCTCCAGCCGATCCTGCGCTCGCCGCTGACGGTCAGCTCCGCCGGGGTCAGCCGCGAGTATCTCGAGATGATCACGCGCGACACCGTCGTACTGACGCTCGATCGGAGCCCGCAGAACCTCGAATATTGGATGAACGAGGTTCTCGAGATCACTGCCCCGCGGATGCAGGGCCGGGTCAAGGCCGAGCTCCTGAAGATCGTCAGCGAGCAGCGCGGATCGTCGATCGCGCAATTCTTCACGATCGAAAAGATGGAAATCGACACGGCGAACCTGCGCTCCGAGGTGACGGGCGAACTGCACACGATTGTCGGGAACAAGGTCATTTCGAGCGAGAACCGGACCTTCCGGTACGATTGGGAATATTCCGGGCTGTCGCTGAAGCTCATCGGCTTCGGGATGGTGACGCCCGTCAAGGGGAGGGACATATGATCTCGCTGATCGCCATCGG encodes:
- a CDS encoding alpha/beta fold hydrolase translates to MRAIDMKIDVTAAAELGQDAHVAVTITLPDPSTMPSAPIVCFAKPGGGYSRGYYTVDLPGPARGAQADWHAQRGWIFVSVDHLGVGDSSIHDAAILDYTTTAAANMAAEAEVLRLLAEGALVEGFPKIVDPVKIGIGQSMGGCLTIIQQGRYHCYDGVAVLGYSAVHTHPPVRPGTEPIVAPWLPRDTLLHGAVPVVVNAGAVENFKSKMAMRDPTSGTAEHPMLWGFHFADDYDAEMKEMALIDLARFFHIHDPAKQVGVVCQPWGSLTTPGAVAQSCLTPGAVAPEAAAITVPVLVGMGERDTTADVPGEPRAYRSAPSVDIFVCPRMSHMHNFAATRGLFWERIARFADWAACYRASRQNPCQ
- a CDS encoding TetR/AcrR family transcriptional regulator; the protein is MQLDQKDAVERKPSTADATRARILTSAQHAFSSRGYKDVGLRAIAAIAECDTTLIQRYFGPKERLFERALAETLDVSPLLDGSRETFGARAAAFFSRESGREVQPVQMLIFATSDPTSRAIALRLMEQQVVKPIADWLGCTDARKLAVRISMICSGYFLYSRILDLKADSDTDSDTTVQWLAEQLQQVVDRTP
- a CDS encoding lytic transglycosylase domain-containing protein — translated: MGDTAGASRGRGASGAAVDNATPRVGAEVLAYRPKAGLIEQMQARLRALPGGQFAEAIAAEPEWPALVAPVSAISVPLWMRPGSVLSGETWGFVPGCTSPGYRPTGFLGSDAELRRASYYGMMSRIACEYGIPVGLFDAMIIRESRYHPTIVSPKNAFGLTQLMPATAAGLGVDRYSVEGNLRGGASYLRQQLDRFGQYHLALAAYNAGPGRVRGGLVPRIRETQDYVVNVLSNWGRLSGVQRQVAILPADGNVPRESIVPEIRQRTAAVWTY
- a CDS encoding nucleotidyl transferase AbiEii/AbiGii toxin family protein, whose translation is MIELIREKLDQANTETPVGRENALKQILQEIALYALWRADFFDVALFQGGTSLRILHGLPRFSEDLDFILREPDSAFDWSPYLKVLADVFDEYGLDLEVKPRDRMDTAIREAVLKDNSIARQLDLKFVDRGLSPAIKIKLEIDTNPPSGSGEATSFLDFPLDYLVRHQDLESNFALKVHALLCRGFLKGRDWFDFSWYVSKGVTPNLPLLQSALMQTGPWVGEGSLAVDMRWLREVLRSAIMTIDWGLAFEDVRRFLRPEESKMAELWSEDFFLAKVDKLKDDFAN
- a CDS encoding TIR domain-containing protein, which produces MPRSPSATCVLVGTETWSREWVRYEISRSLARGNGLVAVHIDKCECPRTGFSLAGFNALAAVVAKAFSRLRHAARYRYRPL
- a CDS encoding tyrosine-type recombinase/integrase — translated: MATTALSRIVSASPARLDEVVGEVRQLSPERQLVDPQLVEAAARAWSPNTIRAFLSDLKLWDTWCRRLRVRAGEASAETVAAYVRALSGQDRESAAAKATPPRAAATIARYLVNIGWAYRMAGRGDPTAAPLVRFEHKAARKLLGTRQRQARAIRFKGDISDFDSPAMGICLSTLLKATRRDLLGVRDRALLLVAYDTGCRRSELAAMMVHDIEEADDGGAGIVEIGRSKTDQEGQGALAYLSPMTMRAVEAWRTAARIERGALFRRVETYFDGSVRGVGDSALHPGSITLIYKRLIRQAFDKKLLGAMTEADVARAIAAVSSHSIRVGVAQDNFAAGESLPAIMQAYRWRDAKTVMRYGEKLAARSGASARMAARFREE
- a CDS encoding type IV toxin-antitoxin system AbiEi family antitoxin domain-containing protein; translated protein: MDTLSTMVTKAGLANRIFSDRQLEDVLGGSDARRYGLVNRALKEGALHRLKRGSYVLDRRYRSELIHPFVVAQALRPGSYVSFETALSHHGWIPEGVFTTASVSPGRKTISYDVPIFGHFGFHPLALQDYQFLVDVKRAAMGSRPALVANPLRALMDLVALRKERWSGLGWILDGMRIDEAQLRTLRSRDFTALELVYKHKAVIAFLDHLRSAVLSMKAELH
- the traL gene encoding type IV conjugative transfer system protein TraL, yielding MAADKYVIPTHLDDPELIGLWTLDEFLAMVIPFAWGVLSQHILIGMFLSGAGWWGLRKAKAGRATSWLLHLAYWHFPSGFTGLRATPPSYLRLMAG
- a CDS encoding type IV conjugative transfer system protein TraE, with protein sequence MELSFSHAHSQRILRQRNLLALAAAVLAVITVGLFLVAVSRDREVVLQPILRSPLTVSSAGVSREYLEMITRDTVVLTLDRSPQNLEYWMNEVLEITAPRMQGRVKAELLKIVSEQRGSSIAQFFTIEKMEIDTANLRSEVTGELHTIVGNKVISSENRTFRYDWEYSGLSLKLIGFGMVTPVKGRDI
- a CDS encoding mobile mystery protein B — translated: MSDPLFEGDDDANTPLEADEREQLIPSYITTRAELNEAELANIADAVRWLGSRKRDILDRDFLNTLHKRMFGDVWKWAGRYRTTPRNIGIDAYRIAVELHQVIDDAKYWVEHTAFPPDEIAVRFSHRVVAIHPYPNGNGRFSRLIADLLAIQLGQPRFTWGRVNLVDPSKTRKEYIAALKAADTGDYDHLIAFSRA
- a CDS encoding mobile mystery protein A, with the protein product MSESQAKLARKSLDKKLKPLRDERIVTPPRGWTKAIRESLGMTTRQLAARMNVAPSRVSAIEKAETTGAVTMKTLRDTAAALECQLVYAFVPTKPLDELLHDQAARKVRNEMMHLNHTMRLENQAVTPSDLNDEERRLIGAYLTTLNRRLWDTE